In the Dioscorea cayenensis subsp. rotundata cultivar TDr96_F1 chromosome 12, TDr96_F1_v2_PseudoChromosome.rev07_lg8_w22 25.fasta, whole genome shotgun sequence genome, one interval contains:
- the LOC120273308 gene encoding protein SODIUM POTASSIUM ROOT DEFECTIVE 1-like, whose amino-acid sequence MDMGFDLESLPKRNSPTAVIPDANRPKRCIVHCSIIPSSSSSSSSKPRTSSSSSSSYNHKKQTSLISPPGSSRYLLDDKAFFNVFPDSNPPPPLRASLLRPSSSSRQQDQEVVLRVSLHCKGCEGKVRRHISKMEGVRSFSIDLAEKKVTVIGDVTPLGVLNSVSKVKNAQFWPSGTTSPARASASF is encoded by the exons ATGGACATGGGATTTGATCTTGAGTCACTCCCCAAACGCAACAGCCCTACTGCAGTGATCCCGGATGCAAATCGCCCTAAAAGGTgcattg TCCATTGCTCAATTataccatcatcatcatcatcatcatcatcaaaaccaagaacttcttcttcttcttcttcttcttataacCATAAGAAACAAACCAGTTTGATTAGCCCACCTGGTTCTTCTCGCTATCTTTTGGATGATAAAGCCTTCTTTAATGTCTTCCCTGATTCtaatcctcctcctcctttgagaGCTTCTCTTCTtagaccttcttcttcttctagacAACAAGATCag GAGGTggtattgagggtgtctttgcATTGCAAAGGATGTGAAGGAAAAGTTAGAAGACATATATCCAAGATGGAAG GGGTGAGATCATTTAGTATAGATTTGGCGGAGAAAAAAGTGACGGTGATCGGAGATGTAACGCCGTTGGGAGTACTGAATAGTGTTTCTAAGGTTAAGAATGCACAGTTCTGGCCTTCAGGAACTACATCACCAGCAAGAGCATCAGCTtcattttaa